GCTGACTGGATGGATCATTACAACAAGGAGCGACCGCATTCGGCCCTTGGATATGCTACCCCGGCCGAAGTCAGGCACCTATTAGTGGCTTAAGTGGTCTGAAAAAGAGGGGAGCACTACATTGTTAGCAAAAACCATGAAAATAGGCATTGTCAGGTCGAAGCTTTCGCTAGCTTTCGGCTCGTTATCTGTACCATCGGTAGCATAAAGAATATAGACATTATTATAATTGTTATCATTCCTACCAGATCAAAAGCCTTCTTGTAGATAATAGGTTCTAATGCCATATATAACAAAAGTGTTAGATATAATAGTGTTGCATGAATATATATTGGATAAATAGTATTCCGTCCTATACGTTTATTAAATAAGAATAATACGCCTAGTATCAACCATACCGAACATACTATATAATCTGATATACTTATTGCTATTTGATTAGTAAGTTCTTTGGTTTGTACATATGTAATAATTAGACTTATTCCCCTTAAAATGAATATGATAGAAAATGTTATTATGATACTACTATATGCAATCCTCTCTTTGATCGAATACACCGATTCTTCTTTATTAGTCCTAATAAGGTTTAAAGTATTTATCAGTATTAGTAGTATTTCTGCTACAATAAATACTCCAAACATACTTTTTTGTTGTAACAATATGGGAATTAAGTTATAAACTATAAAAAAACCTGATGAGACGTTAATAGAATTTATAATGTTTTTTAAACTTTCAAAATACTGTAATAATATGAATATTAGCCCTAAGATAATATTTATAAGATTATTGAGATAAAGGCTATTAATGGTCTCTTGAGACCTAAAGAAGGTATATCTAAAGACAATGTAGAATACGCTTATAATAATGAAAAGAAAATCTTGGATGATCAGCAGTTTTTTATTAGTAAGGATCATACAGTATTCTCCCGGCTAAAAAGCACTATAGAGTGAAGCGCAAAAGCCGCGCCAAAGAAATTATCAGGTCAAAGCATGTGTCAGGTTACGGCCTTACTACTTTACTATTTGATTGAACCGTTTTACTTTCCATTCCCCATCCTCAAGTATCACTTCTGTTATCCCACAATAATCATACTTGAACTTGTACCGATGATACACTGGCATTCCTAGTAGATTACACATCAATATTCGTATATAGCCCTCATGACAGAATAAAACATACGTTCCATCTCTTCCCTTTATCTCTTCCAATAAGTTATTTTGTCTTGCTTTTACTTCTTCCCCCGTTTCGCCGCCAGGGAACCGACAGTCATGCTTATGCTCGTAGAAGTCTTTCCAAAACTCTGGATACTGCTCTTCTATGTCTTTATCAGACATAGTCTCAACGATTCCATTATCAATCTCATTGAGTCTCTTATCTATCTTTACAGCAATACCTTTATCTCTTGCTAATGGTTTTGCCGTCTGCTTTACTCGCAAGTATTCACTAGCATAGATATAGTCCACTTTTTCATTTTTGAAATATTCAACTAATGTTTCAGCTTGCTCAAAACCTTGCCTAGTAAGTGATGGATCAGTATGGCCTATGATTTTATTTATTGCTGATGTGCTTTCTTTATCGCCATGTCGTATAAAGTATAACTTCATGTTTCTCTCTTAAAATTTAATATTAACGCGCGCCGAAGACCCCAACCTAACCTTCAGATTGACCCGCAATCCCT
This sequence is a window from Methanobacterium sp.. Protein-coding genes within it:
- a CDS encoding histidine phosphatase family protein; translated protein: MKLYFIRHGDKESTSAINKIIGHTDPSLTRQGFEQAETLVEYFKNEKVDYIYASEYLRVKQTAKPLARDKGIAVKIDKRLNEIDNGIVETMSDKDIEEQYPEFWKDFYEHKHDCRFPGGETGEEVKARQNNLLEEIKGRDGTYVLFCHEGYIRILMCNLLGMPVYHRYKFKYDYCGITEVILEDGEWKVKRFNQIVK